One region of Bacteroidota bacterium genomic DNA includes:
- a CDS encoding nitroreductase family protein, whose translation MDKTAKTAYTIHPLMSKRYSPRTFEDRMIEEDKLNRIFEAIRWAPSSMNDQPWNLLVGLKGKNDVYDKIMDSLAEFNQIWAKLAPVLVVIVADKISAKTGTTNNVYQYDAGQAASYLSMQAMEENIYTHQMGGFDKDKMQTIFNIPEQFEPVSVIALGYLGELENLPENFQKMEMTERVRKEQSEFVFWNAWGK comes from the coding sequence ATGGATAAAACAGCAAAAACAGCATATACCATTCATCCTCTAATGTCAAAAAGATATAGTCCTCGCACGTTTGAAGATCGTATGATTGAAGAAGATAAACTCAATCGAATTTTTGAAGCAATACGTTGGGCACCATCATCCATGAATGATCAGCCTTGGAATTTACTGGTTGGTTTGAAAGGGAAAAATGATGTATATGATAAAATTATGGATTCTTTGGCAGAATTCAATCAGATTTGGGCAAAGTTAGCACCTGTCCTAGTCGTAATAGTAGCTGATAAGATTTCAGCCAAGACAGGAACAACTAACAATGTGTATCAATATGATGCTGGTCAAGCTGCATCCTATTTGAGTATGCAAGCAATGGAAGAAAACATCTACACCCATCAAATGGGCGGTTTTGATAAAGATAAAATGCAAACTATTTTCAATATTCCTGAACAATTTGAGCCTGTCAGTGTGATTGCCTTAGGCTATTTAGGTGAACTTGAAAACCTTCCGGAAAACTTTCAGAAAATGGAAATGACTGAACGAGTTAGAAAGGAGCAGAGTGAATTTGTATTTTGGAATGCTTGGGGTAAATAA
- a CDS encoding DnaJ domain-containing protein, whose product MAKYAKWIGGGVGWALGGVIGGLIGFALGSAVDGMKIQQDDKGDSQTRPGDFAASLLVLSAAVMKADGRILKSELEFVKSFFKKQFGESQTLEYMQTLRKILIQEFSTDEVCSQIRHYMDYSSRVQLLHYLFGIAKADQWVDQKERKVIQQIGKGLGINQIDFDSVQAMFYKDINSSYKILEVDEKASAEEIKKAYRKMAVKFHPDKVAHLGEEFQKAAKEKFQKVNEAYESLKKEKNFN is encoded by the coding sequence ATGGCAAAATATGCAAAATGGATTGGAGGTGGTGTTGGCTGGGCACTTGGTGGTGTAATTGGCGGCTTAATTGGCTTTGCACTAGGTAGTGCAGTTGATGGTATGAAAATTCAGCAGGATGATAAAGGCGATTCTCAAACACGTCCTGGCGATTTTGCGGCTTCTCTGCTTGTTCTTTCTGCTGCCGTAATGAAAGCTGATGGACGGATTTTAAAGTCTGAATTGGAATTTGTAAAATCTTTTTTCAAAAAGCAGTTTGGTGAATCTCAAACGCTTGAATACATGCAGACATTACGAAAGATTCTAATTCAGGAATTCAGTACTGATGAAGTTTGCAGCCAAATCAGGCACTATATGGATTATTCTTCGAGAGTTCAGCTGCTGCATTACTTATTTGGAATTGCCAAGGCTGATCAGTGGGTTGATCAAAAAGAAAGAAAAGTAATTCAACAAATAGGGAAAGGCTTGGGTATCAATCAAATTGATTTCGATTCTGTACAAGCTATGTTTTACAAGGATATAAATAGTTCATACAAAATTCTGGAAGTGGATGAAAAGGCATCAGCCGAAGAAATTAAAAAAGCATATCGAAAAATGGCTGTCAAATTTCACCCTGACAAAGTTGCACATTTAGGTGAAGAATTTCAAAAAGCTGCCAAAGAAAAATTTCAGAAAGTAAATGAAGCTTACGAAAGCCTGAAAAAAGAAAAGAATTTTAATTAA
- a CDS encoding ATPase codes for MKSFTKTYYFNSKLENVFKALTDQDIIEDWSGSMAEMNPVEGGRFSMWNDTINGRYVIVKPDQIIQEWKEETWEKYSFVTIKLREVAGHTELVLTHEKIPSTSFITIKEGWEDHFMGPMKEYVEEEMD; via the coding sequence ATGAAATCTTTTACCAAAACATACTATTTTAATTCCAAATTAGAAAACGTATTCAAAGCACTTACCGATCAGGATATTATTGAAGATTGGAGTGGCAGCATGGCAGAAATGAACCCTGTAGAAGGGGGACGTTTCTCGATGTGGAATGATACGATAAACGGTCGTTACGTCATTGTTAAACCTGATCAAATCATTCAAGAATGGAAGGAAGAAACTTGGGAGAAATACTCCTTTGTAACAATCAAGCTGAGAGAAGTTGCAGGCCATACAGAATTGGTTTTAACTCATGAAAAAATCCCTTCCACCTCTTTTATTACAATAAAAGAAGGTTGGGAAGATCACTTTATGGGGCCAATGAAAGAATATGTTGAGGAAGAAATGGATTAA
- a CDS encoding tetratricopeptide repeat protein, which produces MKKIQILATLLFLFTIPAIAQKADSNKLIISDLGDRIQLSTGDTVMDFSYEYFGEYYLNKAINRAGEGDFEGAISELNAALLYVVDDPNIYFNRGLAKYYLEDYTSSIEDLSIAIELNSSHEDALNQRGIIYSKNNEYSLAEADFDQAIKFYPDNSKAYYNKGINYLLKGNSVEACRLLEIAKDKGDEKAAGVIEQYCY; this is translated from the coding sequence ATGAAAAAGATACAGATTCTTGCAACACTACTCTTCCTATTTACAATACCAGCAATCGCTCAGAAGGCTGACTCCAACAAACTGATTATTTCTGACTTGGGAGATCGAATTCAGCTAAGTACTGGAGATACAGTCATGGATTTCTCTTATGAATATTTTGGTGAGTATTATTTGAATAAAGCAATAAACAGAGCTGGTGAAGGCGATTTTGAAGGTGCTATCAGTGAACTTAATGCAGCTCTTTTATATGTTGTTGATGATCCTAACATCTACTTTAATAGAGGATTGGCAAAATATTATCTTGAGGATTATACATCCTCAATTGAAGATCTTTCAATTGCTATTGAACTTAATTCAAGCCATGAGGATGCGCTAAATCAAAGAGGAATTATCTACAGTAAGAATAATGAATATAGCTTAGCAGAAGCTGATTTTGATCAAGCTATCAAATTTTATCCTGATAATTCAAAAGCTTATTACAATAAAGGCATTAACTATTTACTAAAAGGGAATTCAGTGGAAGCATGTCGATTATTGGAGATAGCAAAGGACAAAGGAGATGAAAAAGCTGCAGGTGTAATAGAGCAATATTGCTATTAG